One window of Bacteroidota bacterium genomic DNA carries:
- a CDS encoding NUDIX hydrolase: protein MSYTYEYPRPALTVDAMIFSIETKPKKILLIKRKFPPFIDSWALPGGFVDIDETLEQAVFRELLEETALKMDKLAQFHTFGDIDRDPRHRTISVVYYGFASEENSKISAQDDAVEICWFDLDFLPELAFDHSNIIQMAKAKLFSDMN from the coding sequence ATGTCATATACTTACGAATATCCCCGACCGGCACTCACAGTTGACGCAATGATTTTCTCTATAGAAACAAAGCCAAAAAAGATACTTTTGATTAAAAGAAAATTTCCTCCATTTATTGATTCGTGGGCATTACCTGGCGGTTTTGTTGATATAGATGAAACTTTAGAGCAAGCAGTTTTTCGAGAATTGTTAGAAGAAACAGCACTTAAAATGGATAAATTAGCACAGTTTCATACTTTCGGCGATATTGACAGAGACCCTCGACACCGAACTATTTCAGTTGTGTATTATGGTTTTGCATCTGAGGAAAATTCAAAGATTTCGGCTCAGGACGATGCAGTTGAAATTTGCTGGTTCGATTTAGATTTTTTGCCTGAGCTTGCTTTCGATCATTCAAATATTATTCAAATGGCAAAGGCAAAACTATTTTCAGATATGAATTAA
- the dnaK gene encoding molecular chaperone DnaK, producing the protein MSKIIGIDLGTTNSCVSVMEGNEPVVIPNSEGKRTTPSVVGFVENGERKVGDPAKRQAITNPTKTVFSIKRFMGETFDSTQKEINRVPYKVTKGENNTPRVVIDDRKFSPQEISAMVLQKMKKTAEDYLGQEVTEAVITVPAYFSDSQRQATKEAGEISGLKVKRIINEPTAAALAYGLDKKTTDLKIAVFDLGGGTFDISILELGEGVFEVKSTNGDTHLGGDDFDQVIIDWLAEEFIKDENIDLRKDPMALQRLKEAAEKAKIELSSSSSTEINLPYIMPVDGIPKHLVKTLSRAQFEQLSDELIQAVKEPCRMALKDAGISASEINEVILVGGSTRIPAIQNIVEKFFGKAPSKGVNADEVVAVGAAIQGGVLTGEVKDVLLLDVTPLSLGIETMGRVMTKLIESNTTIPSKKTETFTTAADNQPSVEIHVLQGERSMASDNKTIGRFHLDGIPPAPRGVPQIEVTFDIDANGILSVSAKDKGTGKEQSIRIEASSGLSDDEIQKMKDEAKLNEEADKKAKEKIDKINAADSTIFQTEKQLKELGDKLPADKKAPIEAALTKLKEAHKNQDIDAIDASMKELNEVFQAASQDMYNAQQQAQQGQEGQQGSQPPPPQGEPGGNGKSKDDEVTDVDFEEVK; encoded by the coding sequence ATGAGTAAAATAATAGGTATCGATTTAGGGACAACAAATTCATGTGTTTCGGTAATGGAAGGAAACGAACCGGTTGTTATTCCAAACAGCGAAGGTAAAAGAACTACACCTTCTGTTGTTGGTTTTGTAGAAAATGGCGAACGAAAAGTTGGAGATCCTGCAAAACGTCAAGCCATTACCAATCCGACGAAAACAGTTTTTTCTATCAAAAGATTTATGGGTGAAACCTTTGATAGCACTCAGAAAGAAATAAACCGAGTTCCATATAAAGTAACAAAAGGAGAAAATAATACTCCACGTGTAGTTATTGATGATAGAAAATTCTCTCCTCAGGAAATTTCGGCAATGGTGCTTCAAAAAATGAAAAAAACTGCCGAAGATTATTTAGGACAAGAAGTTACAGAAGCTGTAATTACTGTTCCGGCATATTTCAGCGATTCGCAGCGTCAGGCAACTAAAGAAGCCGGCGAAATTTCAGGTTTAAAAGTAAAAAGAATTATTAACGAACCAACTGCCGCAGCTTTAGCTTACGGACTGGATAAAAAAACTACTGATCTAAAAATTGCTGTTTTCGATCTTGGAGGAGGAACTTTTGATATTTCTATCTTAGAATTAGGCGAAGGAGTTTTTGAAGTAAAATCGACCAATGGAGATACTCACCTTGGCGGAGACGATTTCGATCAGGTAATTATAGATTGGCTTGCTGAAGAATTCATTAAAGACGAAAATATTGACTTACGAAAAGATCCAATGGCTCTTCAAAGATTGAAAGAAGCCGCCGAAAAAGCTAAAATTGAACTTTCAAGTTCGAGCTCTACTGAGATAAATCTTCCATACATAATGCCAGTGGATGGAATTCCTAAACACCTTGTTAAAACCCTTTCACGAGCTCAATTCGAGCAGCTTTCAGATGAACTAATTCAGGCTGTGAAAGAGCCTTGCCGCATGGCTTTGAAAGATGCTGGAATAAGTGCATCAGAAATAAACGAGGTAATTCTTGTTGGTGGTTCAACTCGTATTCCGGCAATTCAAAATATAGTAGAAAAGTTTTTCGGAAAAGCTCCATCGAAAGGTGTTAATGCCGACGAGGTTGTTGCTGTTGGTGCTGCTATTCAAGGTGGTGTTTTGACAGGAGAAGTAAAAGACGTTCTTTTATTAGATGTTACGCCGCTTTCGCTTGGAATTGAAACAATGGGACGTGTAATGACAAAACTTATTGAATCTAATACAACTATCCCAAGCAAAAAAACTGAAACTTTTACTACTGCTGCTGATAACCAGCCTTCTGTAGAAATTCATGTATTGCAGGGAGAACGCTCTATGGCAAGCGATAATAAAACAATTGGTCGTTTCCATTTAGATGGAATTCCGCCGGCTCCACGCGGAGTACCTCAAATTGAAGTTACTTTTGATATAGACGCAAACGGAATACTTAGTGTTTCTGCAAAAGACAAAGGTACCGGCAAAGAGCAAAGCATTAGAATTGAAGCATCTTCAGGCTTAAGCGATGATGAAATCCAAAAAATGAAAGACGAAGCCAAATTGAACGAAGAAGCTGACAAAAAAGCAAAAGAAAAAATTGACAAAATAAATGCAGCAGATAGTACCATTTTCCAAACTGAGAAACAGTTAAAGGAATTAGGAGATAAACTTCCGGCTGACAAAAAAGCACCAATTGAAGCTGCTTTAACTAAACTTAAAGAAGCTCACAAAAATCAGGATATTGATGCAATTGATGCCTCAATGAAAGAATTAAATGAAGTTTTCCAAGCTGCCTCCCAAGATATGTATAATGCACAGCAGCAAGCACAACAAGGACAGGAAGGACAACAAGGTTCGCAACCACCTCCGCCACAAGGTGAGCCAGGTGGAAACGGAAAATCGAAAGATGACGAAGTAACCGATGTTGACTTCGAGGAAGTCAAATAG
- a CDS encoding prolyl oligopeptidase family serine peptidase — protein sequence MKNYKILYLIFIALLLASCGIRKVPLSHHQKSHHYKKTVIRTLHMNYLTYLPVNYYQSNKKWPLIFYLHGAALRGNNAELLKQNGLPKLLEKNELPFIVVSPQCPKGKYWTKDILVQLLKEVQKNYRVDKSRIYLTGNSMGGYATWTLALELPNKFAAIVPISGGGSTKKIRRIKDVPTWVFHGANDTVVNISESQEMVDALMECDGNVKFSVFQSKGHDIMNEVYRNEDLYKWLLEQKRQNNRARKPKRLKTPKSPPFK from the coding sequence ATGAAAAATTATAAAATATTGTACTTGATTTTTATTGCTTTGCTTTTGGCTTCGTGTGGAATTCGCAAAGTGCCTTTAAGTCATCATCAAAAATCCCATCATTATAAAAAAACAGTCATCAGAACCCTACATATGAACTATTTGACTTATTTGCCAGTAAATTATTATCAGAGTAATAAAAAATGGCCACTGATTTTTTACTTACACGGTGCAGCTTTGAGGGGAAATAATGCTGAACTTTTGAAACAAAACGGTTTGCCAAAATTGCTTGAAAAGAATGAACTGCCATTTATTGTGGTTTCACCTCAATGTCCGAAAGGGAAATATTGGACGAAAGATATTTTAGTACAATTATTAAAAGAAGTTCAGAAAAATTACAGAGTCGATAAAAGTCGTATCTATCTAACTGGTAACAGTATGGGTGGTTATGCTACATGGACTTTGGCACTTGAATTGCCTAATAAGTTTGCTGCAATAGTGCCCATAAGTGGGGGTGGTTCTACAAAAAAAATTCGGAGGATAAAGGACGTACCTACATGGGTTTTTCATGGTGCAAACGATACGGTTGTTAATATTTCGGAATCGCAGGAAATGGTAGATGCTCTGATGGAATGCGATGGGAATGTGAAATTTTCAGTTTTTCAAAGCAAGGGGCATGATATTATGAATGAGGTGTATAGAAACGAAGATTTGTACAAATGGCTTTTAGAACAGAAACGACAAAATAATAGAGCACGAAAACCTAAAAGATTAAAAACACCCAAATCTCCTCCTTTTAAATAA